The following are from one region of the Stigmatella ashevillena genome:
- a CDS encoding aldehyde dehydrogenase family protein, translating into MIENVKTASSQSIPFPMVAPVPKVEAVPEDFVDPKRVREVFEAQRAHRWTMSRTTAAERIARLLKLKTAILERREALTAAIHADFRKPGTEVNISEIQAVIGELNHTVKHLKSWMKPTRVGTPPLLAGTTSQIRPEAKGVVLIISPWNYPFALAINPLIAALAAGNCVVLKPSEKTPHTAAFLETLIGDVFEEREVTLLRGGAALGDALLEQPFDHFFFTGNPRIGQRVMAAAARHLAGVTLELGGKSPVIVDATADVKAAAERIMWGKCINAGQTCIAPDYIFVHASREKEFLEHAKQALTAFYGAEEKARQESPDFARLVDNGAFRRIQDLIARSVSAGAKLEVGGQADEAARYVAPTLLSGVRPDMAVMEGEIFGPVLPVMTFQRLDEVVEHIHAGGKPLALYIFSEDSKNIEEILQRTTSGGVVVNNVLLHFINPNLPFGGVGLSGLGSYHGHHGFRTFSHERSVLTQTLPSAASVFFPPYTGKGLKGLAARLSRWLE; encoded by the coding sequence ATGATTGAAAACGTGAAGACGGCCTCCTCCCAGTCCATTCCCTTTCCCATGGTGGCGCCCGTCCCGAAGGTGGAGGCGGTGCCCGAGGACTTCGTGGACCCGAAGCGGGTGCGCGAAGTCTTCGAGGCGCAGCGGGCCCACCGCTGGACGATGTCGCGCACCACGGCGGCCGAGCGCATCGCCCGGCTGCTCAAGCTGAAGACGGCCATCCTGGAGCGGCGCGAGGCGCTCACGGCCGCCATCCATGCGGACTTCCGCAAGCCGGGCACCGAGGTGAACATCTCGGAGATCCAGGCGGTGATCGGCGAGCTGAACCACACGGTGAAGCACCTGAAGTCGTGGATGAAGCCCACGCGCGTGGGCACCCCGCCGCTGCTGGCGGGCACCACGAGCCAGATCCGCCCCGAGGCCAAGGGCGTGGTGCTGATCATCTCGCCGTGGAACTACCCGTTCGCCCTGGCCATCAACCCGCTCATCGCCGCGCTGGCCGCGGGCAACTGCGTGGTGCTCAAGCCCAGCGAGAAGACGCCTCACACGGCCGCGTTCCTGGAGACACTCATCGGGGATGTGTTCGAGGAGCGCGAGGTAACGCTGCTGCGCGGCGGCGCGGCGCTGGGCGATGCACTGCTGGAGCAGCCCTTCGACCACTTCTTCTTCACCGGCAACCCGCGCATCGGCCAGCGGGTGATGGCGGCGGCGGCCCGGCACCTGGCCGGGGTGACGCTGGAGCTGGGCGGCAAGTCGCCGGTCATCGTCGATGCCACGGCGGACGTGAAGGCCGCGGCGGAGCGAATCATGTGGGGCAAGTGCATCAACGCAGGGCAGACCTGCATCGCGCCGGACTACATCTTCGTCCACGCCTCCCGGGAGAAGGAGTTCCTGGAGCACGCCAAGCAGGCCTTGACGGCCTTCTACGGCGCGGAGGAGAAGGCGCGCCAGGAGAGCCCCGACTTCGCCCGCCTGGTGGACAACGGAGCGTTCCGGCGCATCCAGGACCTGATTGCCCGCTCGGTGTCCGCAGGAGCGAAGCTCGAGGTGGGAGGCCAGGCCGACGAGGCGGCGCGGTACGTGGCGCCCACCCTGCTCTCGGGCGTCCGGCCGGACATGGCCGTCATGGAAGGCGAGATTTTCGGCCCCGTGCTGCCGGTGATGACCTTCCAGCGACTGGACGAGGTGGTCGAGCACATCCACGCGGGAGGCAAGCCGCTCGCCCTCTACATCTTCAGTGAGGACTCGAAGAACATCGAGGAGATTCTCCAGCGCACCACCTCGGGAGGGGTGGTGGTGAACAACGTGCTCCTGCACTTCATCAACCCCAACCTGCCCTTTGGCGGCGTGGGCCTGAGCGGACTGGGCAGCTACCACGGCCACCATGGGTTCCGGACGTTCAGCCACGAGCGCTCGGTGCTGACGCAGACCCTGCCCTCGG